In the genome of Fulvivirga maritima, one region contains:
- the purN gene encoding phosphoribosylglycinamide formyltransferase encodes MTRIAIFASGNGSNAQKIAEYFKDSSTVEIVLILSNKKEAYVLERANQLGIPSFVFTKSQFNNTQDVLAELKKYDVDFIVLAGFLLLIPEYLVEAYPEKMINIHPALLPNYGGKGMYGEKVHQAVCEAKEKETGITIHYVNNKYDEGKIIFQAKVALNEGDTPEQVAEKVHRLEYEHYPKVIESVINN; translated from the coding sequence ATGACAAGAATAGCCATTTTTGCTTCGGGCAATGGATCTAATGCGCAGAAGATCGCAGAGTATTTTAAAGATAGCAGCACGGTAGAGATCGTGTTAATTTTATCAAATAAAAAAGAGGCCTATGTGCTGGAGCGTGCGAATCAGTTGGGCATTCCTTCTTTTGTATTTACTAAATCTCAGTTTAATAATACCCAAGATGTGTTAGCTGAACTGAAGAAATATGATGTTGATTTTATAGTACTGGCAGGTTTCCTTTTACTCATTCCGGAATATTTGGTGGAGGCCTATCCCGAGAAAATGATAAATATACATCCGGCGCTGTTGCCAAACTATGGGGGAAAAGGTATGTATGGTGAAAAGGTGCACCAGGCGGTATGTGAAGCTAAAGAAAAGGAAACCGGAATCACTATTCATTATGTGAATAATAAATATGATGAAGGTAAAATTATATTTCAGGCTAAGGTAGCTTTAAATGAAGGAGATACGCCTGAACAGGTCGCAGAGAAGGTTCATCGATTAGAATATGAACATTATCCGAAGGTTATAGAATCGGTGATTAATAATTAG
- the pyrH gene encoding UMP kinase — translation MKYKRILLKLSGESLMGSGQYGIDPKRLEQYGNEIKAIKEMGIEVAIVIGGGNIFRGVQAEGSGIERVQGDYMGMLATVINGMALQSALEKVGLYTRLMSGIKMEQVCEPFIRRRAIRHLEKGRVVIFGAGIGNPYFTTDSTASLRAIEIQADVVLKGTRVDGVYTADPEKDPSATRYSELSFQEAYEKNLNIMDMTAFTLCQENNLPIIVFDMNKPGNLMKIVKGDNAGTLIN, via the coding sequence ATGAAATACAAAAGAATTTTACTTAAGCTTAGCGGCGAATCTCTAATGGGATCAGGTCAGTATGGTATCGACCCAAAAAGATTAGAACAGTACGGTAACGAAATTAAAGCCATTAAAGAAATGGGCATTGAGGTGGCCATCGTAATCGGCGGAGGAAACATTTTCAGAGGTGTACAGGCTGAGGGGTCAGGAATAGAGAGAGTACAAGGAGATTATATGGGTATGCTAGCCACTGTTATTAATGGTATGGCATTACAAAGTGCTCTGGAAAAAGTCGGACTTTACACAAGACTAATGTCTGGCATTAAAATGGAGCAAGTTTGCGAACCTTTTATCCGCAGAAGAGCTATAAGACACCTTGAAAAAGGAAGAGTAGTGATTTTTGGAGCGGGTATTGGTAACCCTTACTTCACCACAGACTCTACTGCCAGTTTAAGAGCTATAGAAATTCAGGCCGATGTAGTATTAAAAGGAACCCGCGTAGACGGCGTTTACACTGCAGACCCTGAAAAAGACCCAAGTGCTACCAGATACTCAGAGTTATCCTTCCAGGAAGCTTATGAGAAGAATCTGAATATTATGGATATGACAGCCTTTACGCTATGTCAGGAAAACAACCTTCCCATAATCGTGTTTGACATGAACAAGCCTGGCAACCTTATGAAAATAGTAAAAGGAGATAACGCTGGAACACTTATTAATTAA
- a CDS encoding acetyl-CoA carboxylase biotin carboxyl carrier protein subunit: MYKAIIGDNEYNIQLKEGDMLINDKLFSWDLSKVNEHSYHIIKDNISYRIEVAQVNYKTKQVILKVNGHKYEVEVKDKLDLLLEKLGMDMAIAQNINEVKAPMPGLILQVKVSEGDEVKEGDPLMILEAMKMENVLKAPGDGVIKAVNVSEGDSVEKNQVLVQF, encoded by the coding sequence ATGTACAAAGCTATTATTGGAGATAATGAGTATAACATCCAGCTTAAAGAAGGAGACATGCTTATTAATGACAAACTGTTTTCCTGGGACCTCTCTAAAGTAAATGAGCATTCATACCACATCATCAAAGATAATATCTCCTACCGCATAGAAGTAGCACAAGTAAACTACAAGACCAAACAAGTCATATTAAAAGTCAATGGCCATAAATACGAGGTTGAAGTAAAAGATAAGTTAGATCTGCTTCTTGAAAAATTAGGTATGGACATGGCTATTGCCCAAAACATCAATGAAGTAAAAGCTCCCATGCCTGGCCTCATATTGCAGGTGAAAGTTTCTGAAGGCGATGAAGTAAAGGAAGGAGATCCTTTAATGATATTAGAAGCCATGAAAATGGAAAATGTATTAAAAGCACCCGGAGATGGTGTAATTAAAGCTGTAAATGTAAGTGAAGGAGATAGCGTAGAAAAAAACCAGGTATTAGTTCAATTTTAA
- a CDS encoding geranylgeranylglycerol-phosphate geranylgeranyltransferase codes for MVAALKPKPNNFSFLGFIQVTRFWNLLIILLAQYFTAVFLIDTEQGLLFYLQDYHLFLLSLSSVLIAAAGYIINDYYDVKIDLINKPERVVVGKTLKRRIAMISHTVLNFTGVGLGVLLSYKIGVFNFVSALLLWLYSNQLKRMPFIGNVVVAFLTGLSIYIVGVLYHTTDILVISYSLFAFAFTLIREIIKDMEDLKGDASFGCKTLPVVYGLRKTKIVIYILCVIFLVSLSMMAHLLVGPEMTYFCIGLILPLSALVYKLYVSDTVKDFNYLSNYCKVIMLLGILSMIFFK; via the coding sequence ATGGTTGCTGCATTAAAACCCAAACCAAACAATTTTTCCTTTTTAGGATTCATCCAGGTTACCCGATTTTGGAACCTGCTGATCATTCTATTGGCTCAGTATTTTACTGCTGTTTTTCTCATAGATACGGAGCAGGGCCTTTTGTTTTACCTGCAAGACTATCATTTGTTTTTGCTCTCGCTTTCTTCAGTGCTTATTGCTGCTGCTGGCTATATTATTAATGATTATTATGATGTTAAAATCGATCTCATTAATAAACCTGAGCGAGTAGTAGTAGGTAAAACACTGAAAAGAAGAATAGCCATGATCTCTCATACCGTGCTAAATTTCACTGGTGTAGGGCTGGGAGTATTGCTGTCTTACAAAATCGGAGTATTTAATTTTGTGTCTGCACTACTGCTATGGCTATATTCGAATCAGCTTAAAAGAATGCCTTTTATAGGTAATGTGGTAGTAGCTTTTTTGACAGGGCTCTCCATATATATAGTAGGAGTACTTTACCATACCACAGACATTTTAGTGATATCCTATTCGCTATTTGCTTTTGCATTTACCCTTATTAGGGAAATCATAAAAGATATGGAAGACCTGAAGGGAGATGCTTCTTTTGGGTGTAAGACTTTACCGGTGGTTTATGGCCTTCGGAAAACAAAGATTGTTATATATATATTGTGTGTCATATTTTTAGTATCACTTTCTATGATGGCACATTTGCTAGTAGGCCCGGAAATGACGTATTTTTGCATAGGGTTAATTCTGCCACTAAGTGCTCTGGTTTATAAGCTATATGTTTCAGACACGGTAAAGGATTTTAACTACTTAAGTAATTATTGTAAGGTAATCATGCTATTAGGTATACTGAGCATGATATTTTTTAAATAG
- a CDS encoding TonB-dependent receptor has protein sequence MRLGMLAVILLSMAMHVYGQNSVTGRVTDKETGEALPGATVRLSNRATATTSEGAFSFKGVTKGKYYIKVTFVGYQSQEKTVEVSDSDVSVDISLTEETLVTEEVVVSSTRANENTPTTYSNLSKEDIEENNLGQDLPYVLNMTPSLVTTSDAGAGVGYTGLRIRGSDATRINVTINGVPLNDSESQGVFWVDIPDIASSTQSIQVQRGVGTSTNGGGAFGGTINLQTNSREMKPYAELINSVGSYDTWRHTLGFGTGLIKDHWSFDGRLSKINSDGYVDRAQSDLDSYYLSGGYYSDKTMIKAIMFGGKERTYQSWYGTPEAVLENDQEGIEEVIANNGVTEAEAENLREGGRTFNWYLYDDQVDDYQQDHYQLHISQSILPNLVGNFTLHYTYGRGYYEEYKSGEDFSNYSLPALQIGDSVISTTDLVRRRWLDNDFYGATTSFEYVNGGWTLNLGGAYNEYRGDHFGEVIWAEFAPEIPNDYRYYDNDGVKKDGNVYLKANYAFTENLHAYGDSQYRSVNYEIEGVDNDLRTLDISDNYNFFNPKVGFVYDLNSNSRVYVSYSVANREPVRTDFVDSPTTPKHETLYDLEAGYKLENSDYQLSANYYYMDYNNQLVLTGALNDVGSSLRTNVEDSYRMGIELVGAAKLTNKLYWQLNATFSQNKINNFTEVLYDYGPNWDEYNEVEIEHKDTDIAFSPNVIAGSQLSFLPFKGVKLSLLSKYVGKQYLDNTSNDNRSIDAYFVNDLRVTYTVRTDFIKEISFTFQVNNIFEELYSANGYTFGYAAGDYVVRENYYYPQATRNFMASLSLKF, from the coding sequence ATGAGATTAGGTATGCTGGCAGTAATACTACTGTCTATGGCTATGCATGTGTATGGCCAAAATTCAGTGACGGGCCGCGTTACTGATAAAGAAACGGGTGAAGCTTTGCCTGGAGCTACCGTAAGGCTAAGTAACAGAGCTACGGCCACCACAAGTGAGGGGGCTTTTAGTTTTAAAGGAGTCACGAAAGGTAAATATTATATTAAGGTCACTTTTGTAGGCTATCAAAGTCAGGAGAAAACGGTAGAGGTAAGTGATAGTGATGTGAGCGTAGATATAAGTCTGACAGAAGAGACATTAGTTACTGAAGAAGTGGTGGTGTCATCTACCAGGGCTAATGAAAACACGCCTACTACTTACAGTAATTTAAGTAAAGAAGATATTGAGGAGAATAATCTGGGGCAAGACTTGCCTTATGTGCTTAATATGACTCCGTCATTGGTAACTACTTCTGATGCTGGAGCTGGCGTAGGCTATACCGGTTTGAGAATAAGAGGTTCAGATGCTACCCGCATTAATGTTACTATTAACGGAGTGCCATTAAATGACAGTGAATCTCAAGGAGTGTTTTGGGTGGATATACCAGATATTGCCTCATCTACTCAAAGCATACAAGTACAAAGAGGAGTGGGTACTTCTACAAATGGAGGAGGAGCTTTTGGCGGTACTATTAATCTGCAGACCAACTCCAGAGAAATGAAGCCTTATGCGGAACTCATTAATTCAGTGGGTTCTTACGATACCTGGCGACATACATTAGGTTTTGGCACCGGCCTTATTAAAGATCACTGGTCTTTTGATGGTAGACTTTCTAAGATTAACTCTGATGGATATGTTGACAGAGCACAATCAGATTTGGATTCTTACTATTTGTCAGGAGGTTATTATAGTGATAAGACTATGATTAAAGCCATCATGTTTGGCGGAAAAGAGCGCACTTATCAATCATGGTATGGAACACCCGAAGCGGTATTGGAAAATGACCAGGAAGGGATAGAAGAAGTGATTGCTAACAATGGAGTGACGGAGGCTGAGGCGGAAAACCTTAGAGAAGGAGGCAGGACATTTAACTGGTATTTATATGATGATCAGGTAGATGATTATCAGCAAGACCACTACCAGCTTCATATTTCTCAATCTATCTTACCCAATCTGGTAGGGAATTTTACTTTACATTATACTTATGGAAGAGGTTATTATGAAGAGTATAAAAGTGGAGAAGACTTTTCAAACTATTCACTACCGGCTTTGCAGATAGGTGATTCTGTGATTTCTACTACTGACCTGGTTAGAAGAAGATGGCTTGATAATGACTTTTACGGAGCCACTACCTCATTTGAATATGTAAATGGAGGATGGACTTTAAATTTAGGGGGAGCTTATAATGAATATAGAGGAGATCATTTTGGTGAGGTAATCTGGGCAGAATTTGCTCCCGAGATCCCTAATGATTACCGTTATTATGATAACGACGGTGTGAAAAAGGATGGCAATGTGTATTTAAAGGCTAATTATGCGTTTACTGAAAACTTGCATGCTTATGGAGACTCACAGTACCGTTCAGTAAATTATGAAATTGAAGGCGTAGATAATGATTTAAGAACACTGGATATTAGTGATAATTATAACTTTTTTAACCCAAAGGTTGGTTTTGTGTATGACCTTAATAGCAATAGTAGAGTATATGTCAGCTATAGCGTGGCTAACCGAGAGCCTGTAAGAACAGACTTCGTAGATTCACCGACTACTCCTAAGCATGAAACACTATATGATTTGGAGGCAGGGTATAAATTGGAAAACTCAGATTATCAGCTATCGGCTAACTATTATTATATGGATTATAATAATCAACTAGTGCTAACAGGTGCGCTAAATGATGTTGGTAGCTCGCTTAGAACTAATGTGGAAGACAGTTATAGAATGGGTATTGAACTGGTTGGAGCCGCTAAACTAACCAATAAGCTGTATTGGCAGCTCAATGCTACTTTTAGCCAGAATAAAATAAATAACTTCACAGAAGTACTGTATGACTATGGTCCTAACTGGGATGAATATAATGAGGTGGAAATAGAACATAAAGATACTGATATTGCTTTTTCACCTAATGTTATTGCAGGTTCTCAGCTTTCATTTCTTCCGTTTAAAGGTGTAAAACTGAGTTTGCTAAGTAAGTATGTGGGCAAACAATACCTGGATAATACTTCTAATGATAACCGGTCTATCGATGCCTATTTTGTGAATGACCTCAGAGTAACTTATACGGTGAGAACAGATTTTATAAAAGAGATCAGCTTTACGTTTCAGGTAAATAATATTTTCGAAGAGTTATATTCTGCTAATGGCTATACTTTTGGCTATGCTGCTGGTGATTATGTGGTCAGAGAAAACTACTATTACCCTCAAGCTACCCGTAATTTTATGGCTTCGCTGAGTTTAAAATTTTAA